A single genomic interval of Festucalex cinctus isolate MCC-2025b chromosome 16, RoL_Fcin_1.0, whole genome shotgun sequence harbors:
- the LOC144003818 gene encoding protein bicaudal D homolog 1-like isoform X2: MAAGGAAGGCADKVEQCRAEVERLTRELAEANREKIRAAECGLAVLDENQSLKQQYAELEADQEALRLELEQLQEVGSAGAFGQAYSTQRKVAEDGETNEETLLQESATKEAYYMGRLLELQAEVKHSRATAANAQADNDHLSCLLQELRESNEMLELQRSRMREEVGEYKFRESRLIQDYTELEEENISLQKLVSTLKQNQVEYEGLKHEIKVLEEETDVLDSQLQDALRLKDISDSQLEEALESLKSEREQKYHLRRELVHHLSMCDVAYTGSAHLTFTSAPPSGTATPTTLLSPTAEDPTRCNGHVQGATRMATASGSVAGANGECRGTSRKTESLATSDLYSEMNLTEVQKLKQQLLTMEREKVALMTSLQESQTQLQHTQGALSEQHEKTLRLSQKVTALCRGQQGVQTTSDSLLSSEDLKGLDKDKETKDEDENEEDNLGTVMKSPVFPYQSPGLEILQCKYQVAVTEVVELKSEVKVLRDRLAQCGEGIPHEKPRGNALHQRLERKVTALEKSCQEGKEKISNLEAELQAAQSAAGESQGALNAAQDELVMLSEELAQLYHHVCLCNNETPNRVMLDYYRQGRGLRGLCASLKAMSADNSKVLLTPRLARRLATATSTTSTSGESRSPSESPSKEPLSGGDRARDIKETGKEVMQGQSEQSLTPCSPPTRSPSISASSSSSSSSSPALEPAGELRREPLNIYNLNAIIREQVKHLQRAVDRALQLSRQRAAARELAPLLDKDKESCMEEILKLKSLLSTKREQIATLRLVLKANKQTAEVALNNLKSKYETEKSMVTDTMMKLRNELKALKEDAATFSSVRAMFATRCDEYVTQLDEMQRQLAAAEDEKKTLNSLLRMAIQQKLALTQRLEDLAFDQEQTHRNRGSRLTRRKTSTPKVSLPTSASASDLAQGSGAALVPSCSSPSCLNSPASVVTTAPDLSSTLTSPISHIPCRSPSSPAIASPPETLVVENPPFLEASTPSSIPQTLAPSRWTLGMRTFVVDSRSFRITSPFSRSSTPSRHVTPDIQTMTTTRPNQAGSAPSSPYRSPLLGLKRSLWSPSPQTRPLSRLTGTSVNHIASSSSFYSSSHSPSSSHSYSPTYYSPSGTTSYSHSSHYTPLYPRYYGSYRPRH; encoded by the exons ATGGCCGCCGGTGGAGCAGCAGGAGGATGCGCCGACAAGGTGGAGCAGTGCCGGGCCGAGGTGGAGCGTCTGACCCGGGAGCTGGCGGAGGCCAACCGCGAGAAGATCCGGGCGGCGGAGTGTGGGCTGGCGGTTCTGGATGAAAACCAGAGCTTGAAGCAGCAGTATGCCGAGTTGGAGGCCGATCAGGAGGCTCTGAGGCTGGAGCTGGAACAGCTGCAGGAGGTGGGCTCGGCAGGG GCATTTGGTCAGGCCTACTCCACCCAGCGTAAGGTGGCCGAGGACGGCGAGACCAACGAGGAGACACTGCTGCAGGAGTCTGCCACCAAGGAAGCCTACTACATGGGACGGCTCCTGGAGCTCCAGGCTGAGGTCAAGCACAGCCGGGCTACTGCCGCCAATGCACAGGCTGACAATGACCACCTCAGCTGCCTGCTGCAAGAGCTCCGAGAG AGTAATGAAATGCTGGAGCTGCAGCGTAGCCGCATGCGAGAAGAGGTTGGGGAGTACAAGTTTCGAGAATCAAGGCTGATTCAGGACTACACAGAACTGGAAGAGGAGAACATCTCTCTGCAGAAACTGGTTTCAACCCTTAAACAGAATCAG GTGGAGTATGAAGGcttaaaacatgaaatcaaaGTTTTGGAAGAGGAGACGGATGTTTTGGACAGCCAGTTGCAAGATGCGCTGCGTTTGAAGGACATCTCGGACTCCCAGCTGGAAGAGGCCCTGGAGTCTCTGAAAAGTGAGCGCGAGCAGAAGTATCACTTGCGTAGAGAGCTGGTTCACCATCTGAGCATGTGTGACGTGGCGTACACTGGCAGCGCGCACCTGACATTCACGTCTGCCCCGCCCAGCGGCACGGCTACTCCGACAACTTTGCTCTCGCCAACCGCAGAAGATCCAACAAG GTGTAATGGCCATGTGCAAGGTGCAACACGAATGGCAACAGCTTCAGGGTCGGTGGCTGGTGCTAATGGAGAATGCCGAGGTACGAGTCGTAAAACCGAAAGTCTGGCGACTTCAGACCTCTACAGCGAGATGAACCTGACAGAGGTTCAGAAGCTCAAGCAACAACTGTTAACT ATGGAACGTGAGAAAGTAGCGCTCATGACCAGTTTGCAGGAATCCCAAACTCAACTCCAGCACACCCAGGGGGCTCTGTCTGAACAGCACGAGAAGACCCTCCGCCTTAGCCAAAAGGTCACCGCCCTATGCCGCGGACAGCAAGGGGTCCAGACCACTTCTGATTCTCTGCTCAGCTCTGAAGACCTCAAGGGACTTGACAAAGATAAGGAAACCAAAGATGAAGATGAAAATGAGGAGGATAATCTCGGCACAGTGATGAAAAGTCCAGTATTTCCTTACCAGTCACCAGGTTTGGAGATCTTGCAGTGCAAATACCAGGTGGCTGTGACTGAGGTGGTTGAGCTCAAGTCAGAAGTGAAAGTCCTGCGGGACAGGTTGGCTCAGTGCGGGGAAGGTATACCACATGAGAAGCCAAGAGGAAATGCTCTGCACCAGAGACTCGAGAGAAAGGTAACAGCACTAGAAAAGAGCTGCCAAGAAGGAAAAGAGAAG ATTTCTAATTTGGAGGCTGAGTTGCAGGCGGCTCAGTCGGCAGCCGGTGAGAGCCAAGGAGCTTTGAATGCTGCTCAGGATGAACTGGTGATGCTGAGTGAGGAGCTTGCCCAGCTTTACCATCACGTCTGTCTGTGCAACAACGAGACACCAAACCGTGTCATGCTGGACTACTACAG ACAGGGCAGGGGGCTCAGGGGCCTTTGTGCCAGTCTCAAAGCCATGTCTGCCGACAACAGTAAAGTTCTGCTCACGCCACGCCTTGCCAGGAGACTGGCCACCGCCACTTCCACAACCTCAACTTCCGGGGAGTCACGGAGCCCCTCTGAATCTCCGTCCAAAGAACCGCTATCCGGCGGGGATAGAGCAAGAGACATTAAAGAGACGGGCAAGGAGGTCATGCAGGGTCAGTCGGAGCAAAGTCTGACTCCCTGCAGTCCTCCAACCCGGTCACCCAGCATCAGTGCCTCATCATCGTCTTCGTCGTCCTCATCGCCCGCTTTGGAGCCAGCTGGTGAGCTACGCAGAGAGCCCCTGAACATCTACAACCTCAATGCCATCATCAGAGAGCAG GTCAAGCACCTGCAGAGAGCTGTGGACAGGGCACTTCAGCTGTCTAGGCAGAGAGCTGCAGCAAGGGAACTGGCACCTTTGCTTGACAAGGACAAAGAAAGCTGCATGGAGGAGATCCTGAAGCTCAAGTCTCTACTCAGCACTAAGAGGGAACAGATAGCAACTCTCCGGCTGGTGCTCAAAGCTAACAAACAG ACAGCAGAAGTGGCTCTTAACAACCTGAAGAGCAAGTATGAGACGGAGAAGTCAATGGTGACTGACACAATGATGAAGCTACGGAACGAGCTGAAGGCCTTAAAAGAGGACGCGGCCACATTCTCCTCCGTACGAGCAATGTTCGCCACCAG GTGCGATGAGTATGTGACCCAACTGGATGAGATGCAAAGACAGCTGGCCGCAGCTGAGGATGAAAAGAAAACGTTGAACTCTCTCCTGCGAATGGCCATTCAACAGAAACTGGCCCTCACACAGCGCCTCGAGGACTTGGCATTCGATCAAGAGCAAACACATCGGAACCGTGGGAGCAGGCTGACCCGCAGGAAGACCAGCACTCCCAAAGTAAGTCTCCCAACCTCAGCTTCGGCCTCGGACCTGGCGCAAGGCTCTGGTGCAGCTTTGGTCCCCAGTTGTTCCTCCCCTTCCTGCCTTAATAGTCCAGCATCAGTTGTCACGACTGCTCCAGACTTGTCCTCAACCCTGACATCACCTATATCACACATACCCTGTCGCAGTCCGTCATCACCAGCGATTGCCTCGCCGCCTGAAACTCTGGTGGTCGAAAACCCTCCATTTCTGGAGGCGTCAACCCCGTCCTCAATCCCTCAGACGCTTGCTCCGTCTCGGTGGACCCTTGGGATGCGAACGTTTGTCGTTGATTCCCGTAGTTTCCGAATTACATCCCCGTTCTCCCGTAGCTCGACTCCTTCAAGACATGTTACCCCAGATATTCAAACTATGACAACAACCAGACCTAACCAAGCAGGCTCTGCGCCTTCGTCTCCCTATCGTTCCCCACTGCTGGGGCTCAAACGCTCTTTGTGGAGCCCCTCACCTCAAACCCGTCCCTTGTCCAGGTTGACGGGAACTTCGGTGAATCACATTGCCTCGTCATCCTCCTTCTACTCTTCTTCTCACTCTCCGTCTTCCTCCCACAGTTATTCACCCACATATTACAGCCCTTCTGGCACGACATCATACAGTCACTCTAGCCACTACACTCCTCTCTACCCCAGATACTACGGTTCCTACCGGCCCAGACATTGA
- the LOC144003818 gene encoding protein bicaudal D homolog 1-like isoform X5 → MAAGGAAGGCADKVEQCRAEVERLTRELAEANREKIRAAECGLAVLDENQSLKQQYAELEADQEALRLELEQLQEVGSAGAFGQAYSTQRKVAEDGETNEETLLQESATKEAYYMGRLLELQAEVKHSRATAANAQADNDHLSCLLQELREQSNEMLELQRSRMREEVGEYKFRESRLIQDYTELEEENISLQKLVSTLKQNQVEYEGLKHEIKVLEEETDVLDSQLQDALRLKDISDSQLEEALESLKSEREQKYHLRRELVHHLSMCDVAYTGSAHLTFTSAPPSGTATPTTLLSPTAEDPTRCNGHVQGATRMATASGSVAGANGECRGTSRKTESLATSDLYSEMNLTEVQKLKQQLLTMEREKVALMTSLQESQTQLQHTQGALSEQHEKTLRLSQKVTALCRGQQGVQTTSDSLLSSEDLKGLDKDKETKDEDENEEDNLGTVMKSPVFPYQSPGLEILQCKYQVAVTEVVELKSEVKVLRDRLAQCGEGIPHEKPRGNALHQRLERKVTALEKSCQEGKEKISNLEAELQAAQSAAGESQGALNAAQDELVMLSEELAQLYHHVCLCNNETPNRVMLDYYRQGRGLRGLCASLKAMSADNSKVLLTPRLARRLATATSTTSTSGESRSPSESPSKEPLSGGDRARDIKETGKEVMQGQSEQSLTPCSPPTRSPSISASSSSSSSSSPALEPAGELRREPLNIYNLNAIIREQVKHLQRAVDRALQLSRQRAAARELAPLLDKDKESCMEEILKLKSLLSTKREQIATLRLVLKANKQTAEVALNNLKSKYETEKSMVTDTMMKLRNELKALKEDAATFSSVRAMFATRCDEYVTQLDEMQRQLAAAEDEKKTLNSLLRMAIQQKLALTQRLEDLAFDQEQTHRNRGSRLTRRKTSTPKVFSSLLPQYRFSYPPHN, encoded by the exons ATGGCCGCCGGTGGAGCAGCAGGAGGATGCGCCGACAAGGTGGAGCAGTGCCGGGCCGAGGTGGAGCGTCTGACCCGGGAGCTGGCGGAGGCCAACCGCGAGAAGATCCGGGCGGCGGAGTGTGGGCTGGCGGTTCTGGATGAAAACCAGAGCTTGAAGCAGCAGTATGCCGAGTTGGAGGCCGATCAGGAGGCTCTGAGGCTGGAGCTGGAACAGCTGCAGGAGGTGGGCTCGGCAGGG GCATTTGGTCAGGCCTACTCCACCCAGCGTAAGGTGGCCGAGGACGGCGAGACCAACGAGGAGACACTGCTGCAGGAGTCTGCCACCAAGGAAGCCTACTACATGGGACGGCTCCTGGAGCTCCAGGCTGAGGTCAAGCACAGCCGGGCTACTGCCGCCAATGCACAGGCTGACAATGACCACCTCAGCTGCCTGCTGCAAGAGCTCCGAGAG CAGAGTAATGAAATGCTGGAGCTGCAGCGTAGCCGCATGCGAGAAGAGGTTGGGGAGTACAAGTTTCGAGAATCAAGGCTGATTCAGGACTACACAGAACTGGAAGAGGAGAACATCTCTCTGCAGAAACTGGTTTCAACCCTTAAACAGAATCAG GTGGAGTATGAAGGcttaaaacatgaaatcaaaGTTTTGGAAGAGGAGACGGATGTTTTGGACAGCCAGTTGCAAGATGCGCTGCGTTTGAAGGACATCTCGGACTCCCAGCTGGAAGAGGCCCTGGAGTCTCTGAAAAGTGAGCGCGAGCAGAAGTATCACTTGCGTAGAGAGCTGGTTCACCATCTGAGCATGTGTGACGTGGCGTACACTGGCAGCGCGCACCTGACATTCACGTCTGCCCCGCCCAGCGGCACGGCTACTCCGACAACTTTGCTCTCGCCAACCGCAGAAGATCCAACAAG GTGTAATGGCCATGTGCAAGGTGCAACACGAATGGCAACAGCTTCAGGGTCGGTGGCTGGTGCTAATGGAGAATGCCGAGGTACGAGTCGTAAAACCGAAAGTCTGGCGACTTCAGACCTCTACAGCGAGATGAACCTGACAGAGGTTCAGAAGCTCAAGCAACAACTGTTAACT ATGGAACGTGAGAAAGTAGCGCTCATGACCAGTTTGCAGGAATCCCAAACTCAACTCCAGCACACCCAGGGGGCTCTGTCTGAACAGCACGAGAAGACCCTCCGCCTTAGCCAAAAGGTCACCGCCCTATGCCGCGGACAGCAAGGGGTCCAGACCACTTCTGATTCTCTGCTCAGCTCTGAAGACCTCAAGGGACTTGACAAAGATAAGGAAACCAAAGATGAAGATGAAAATGAGGAGGATAATCTCGGCACAGTGATGAAAAGTCCAGTATTTCCTTACCAGTCACCAGGTTTGGAGATCTTGCAGTGCAAATACCAGGTGGCTGTGACTGAGGTGGTTGAGCTCAAGTCAGAAGTGAAAGTCCTGCGGGACAGGTTGGCTCAGTGCGGGGAAGGTATACCACATGAGAAGCCAAGAGGAAATGCTCTGCACCAGAGACTCGAGAGAAAGGTAACAGCACTAGAAAAGAGCTGCCAAGAAGGAAAAGAGAAG ATTTCTAATTTGGAGGCTGAGTTGCAGGCGGCTCAGTCGGCAGCCGGTGAGAGCCAAGGAGCTTTGAATGCTGCTCAGGATGAACTGGTGATGCTGAGTGAGGAGCTTGCCCAGCTTTACCATCACGTCTGTCTGTGCAACAACGAGACACCAAACCGTGTCATGCTGGACTACTACAG ACAGGGCAGGGGGCTCAGGGGCCTTTGTGCCAGTCTCAAAGCCATGTCTGCCGACAACAGTAAAGTTCTGCTCACGCCACGCCTTGCCAGGAGACTGGCCACCGCCACTTCCACAACCTCAACTTCCGGGGAGTCACGGAGCCCCTCTGAATCTCCGTCCAAAGAACCGCTATCCGGCGGGGATAGAGCAAGAGACATTAAAGAGACGGGCAAGGAGGTCATGCAGGGTCAGTCGGAGCAAAGTCTGACTCCCTGCAGTCCTCCAACCCGGTCACCCAGCATCAGTGCCTCATCATCGTCTTCGTCGTCCTCATCGCCCGCTTTGGAGCCAGCTGGTGAGCTACGCAGAGAGCCCCTGAACATCTACAACCTCAATGCCATCATCAGAGAGCAG GTCAAGCACCTGCAGAGAGCTGTGGACAGGGCACTTCAGCTGTCTAGGCAGAGAGCTGCAGCAAGGGAACTGGCACCTTTGCTTGACAAGGACAAAGAAAGCTGCATGGAGGAGATCCTGAAGCTCAAGTCTCTACTCAGCACTAAGAGGGAACAGATAGCAACTCTCCGGCTGGTGCTCAAAGCTAACAAACAG ACAGCAGAAGTGGCTCTTAACAACCTGAAGAGCAAGTATGAGACGGAGAAGTCAATGGTGACTGACACAATGATGAAGCTACGGAACGAGCTGAAGGCCTTAAAAGAGGACGCGGCCACATTCTCCTCCGTACGAGCAATGTTCGCCACCAG GTGCGATGAGTATGTGACCCAACTGGATGAGATGCAAAGACAGCTGGCCGCAGCTGAGGATGAAAAGAAAACGTTGAACTCTCTCCTGCGAATGGCCATTCAACAGAAACTGGCCCTCACACAGCGCCTCGAGGACTTGGCATTCGATCAAGAGCAAACACATCGGAACCGTGGGAGCAGGCTGACCCGCAGGAAGACCAGCACTCCCAAA